TTGTTTCAATGTTTTTCTGGAAAGATTCTATATTAGTCTTAATGTCATTGAGCTGCTTGTTCTTTTCATGAAGAATTGCATTGTTTTCATCAATTTCTTCCTGAACAGTATCAATGCGTTCCTGAATAGCAGAACAGCGTCCTTCAAGACTGTTAAGCTTTTCTTTCATAAGAAGAGCCTGCTGATTTTGCTGTTTAATCAGTTCGAGTTTACCGTTTTTCTCCTGTCCGATTGCAAGAAGTTTTGCCTGTTTATTATAAAGGTCTTCCTGCATGGCCTTAACTTTGTCCATGTTTTCAGAAATTGTATTATTGATTTCTTCAATTTCCTGACGAACCTTATCTCGTTTTTCCTGAACTTTTTTGAGTTCTTCTTCATGACGGGCTTTGTCTGTTACAAAGTTTTTAAGACGGAGAAGGGTAAGGTCAAGTTCATAAAGATAGATGTCTTCTTTAAATTTGCGGTATTTAATTGTTTTTTCAGACTGAACCTTGAGCGTGTCGTACTGACGTTTAATTTCTCCCATTGCAATTTCAATCTGAGTCATGTTCTGACGGGTACGTTCAAGTTCGCGTTCTGCTTCTGCGACCTCTGCCTTTGAACGGCTGATACCTGCAGCCTCTTCAAAAAGATAGCGGCGGTCTTCAGGTTTGCTCGAAAGAATCTGGTCAATCTTTCCCTGCTCCATAACAGAGTAGGCTGCTTTTCCGACACCAGTATCCATAAAAAGACGGCGGATTTCTGTAGGGCCGGCAGGGCGTTTATTGATAAAATATTCCTGATCTCCAGAACGATAGAGACGACGGGTAATAGCAATTTCTTCTTCATCAAGAGGGAGTAATCCCTTGTCGTTTGCAATTGTAAGGGTTACTTCTGCTGTATTGAGTGCAGGACGACGTTCTGTACCGTTAAAAATAACGTCTTCCATTTTTTCTGCACGGAGATTTTTAGAATTGCGTTCTGCAAGTACCCATTTAATTGCATCGACTACGTTACTTTTACCACAGCCGTTTGGGCCGAGTAAGGCAGTAATACCCTCTGCAAAGTCGATATGAGTTTTATCTGCAAATGATTTGAATCCGTGTATATCAAGACTTTTTAAAAACACAATCACTCCTAAGTATAGTCTTAATATTATAGTGAATTTTATAGATATTTGAAAGTAGTTTATTGAAGGAAGTAAATTAACTTCAGGGCTTCTGCATTATAATGAATAAAACGTAAAGATTGGCTCCCTGTCGCGTATTTGCAGATCAAAAACGCGCAATAATGCGCTTGACGTTGTGTGTGGTATAGAAACTATTTTAATGCCGCTCCCGCGGCATCCACACACAAAGTCATTTTGATCCGCAAATCCGCTCCCTCGCGCCAAATTTTCTTTAGTTCTTTATAATAGGGAAGCCCTGAATTTAGATTTCTATTAATAATTTCAATTATTCAATAATACTCTTAATAGTCTTAGAAACAGTATCTTCCCAGTTGAACTCTTTTGCCCACATAATACCATCGGTAATCATGTTTTCACGAAGCTCTGTTTCTTCAACAACCTTCTGCATGTTTGTTGCAACCTGGTCAATATCATCAGAATTAAAATAAAGTGGTGCTGTTCCACCGATTTCTTTAAGAGCACCTTTATCAGAACATAATACGGGAATTCCACAAGCCATTGCTTCGAGAATTGGAAGTCCTACGCCTTCGTTGATTGAAGGGAAAAGACATGCTTCTGCACCTCCGTAAAGACGTGCAAAATTCTCGTGAGGGAAAAAGCCTGTAAGGAAAATATCGCTTGCAAACTGAGAATTAAATGCGGCTTTATGAATTTCTTCTGCATAAGGACCGTCATTTCCTGCAAGAACAAGACGATGTGGTGCACCTGTATTTCTTTTGAAAAGCTCAAAGGCTTTAATCAATTCAATATGTTTCTTTTCAGGACTGGAAAGGGTAGAGCCATAAACAAAGTAAGGTCGTTTAATTGCAAATGGCTTTACATCAACAATTTCATCTTCAAAAATATCTGCCATCGGGAAGAAAATCTTGTGATCAATGCCGTTATGAATAACACTGATTCTGTTTTCTGAAACTCCAAGCTTTACAAGGTCATCTTTTATATATTTTGATGCTGCAATAATCTTTTGAGCCTTTAAAATTCCTTTTTTCAGCTGATGTTTTTCTTTACCGCTTTTATCTGCAATTTCAGAAGACATAATACTGTTGATAACTGCAACACCAATATGATTTTTATATTTTGGTGGAACCATTCTGCATGCAGTTGGATAAATTACTGCATCATAGCCCTGTTTCTTAATAAAACGGTTAGCATGATATTTATACCAGCGGCGAAGAGCTCTTGGTGTATCCAGCAGCTTTATTGCTGAATAAGGGATATCAGTTCCGGATGTATATGTATAACGGTCTTCTTCTGTACCAAACAGTTCAATCTGAATATCAGGATTCTTTGGGAGATTTGAAATAAAGTATAGAATATATGAACCAAAACCAGAGCGTCCATGATCTCCGCCCAAGGTATCAATTGCTATTCGCATGGTTGTACCACCTTTCCGTTTCTAATCTCTTTAGGATAAACTGTAATACCAAGTTTCTTTTCGAGAAGGGCAAAGTGTCTCATTTCCCATTCATCTCCAATTACAATATTGATTCCAGTTTTCCCGGCTCTTGCTGTACGTCCACTTCGGTGAATGAAAAAATCTTCATCTGAAGGGAAGTCCATTTGAATTATATGAGAAATATCAGGGATATCCAATCCTCTGGCGGCCAGGTCACTTGTAATAAGAATCTTTTCTTTTCCGCTGCGGAAACGGTCAATAGCAGCCTTTCGTTTCTGCTTATCAGTTTTTGCATGAAGGGCAGCACAGGCTACTTTTTTATAAGTCAATTTATTGTAAATGTTTTCTACCTGATCAGCACGAGATGTAAAAATCAGTGCCTTTGTAGGATTTTCTGCAGCTAAAAGTTTTCTGAGTGTGTCAATTTTATCTCTGGTTTCTGCGTAGATTGCCCAGTGAGTTATGCGTTTTTTAAGAACATCTTCCGGTGGCATAACGACATTCTTTGCATCAGCAAAAAATATTTTTGTCTGCTTACTGAGGGTTGCAGTACAGGCAATAATCTGAGTTCCGCCTGGAAGAAGGTTTCTGAAAGCTGAAGTGTCTTCAATTGATTCTTTTTTTACGAGGCGGTCTGTTTCATCAAAAACAGCAGCAAAAAGACCGTCAATCTTAAGTTTCTTAAGATGAATAAGTTCAACGAGGCGTGCTGCTGTACCAATAATGATTTCAGGTTTTTCCTTAAGTGTTTCTATCTGGCGTTTTAATGGAGCGCCACCAATCATAAGGGCAGATTTATGTGAGGTAACTGTTTTGCATGCACCGTTTATCTGTGAAGCAAGTTCAAAGGTTGGTGCTACAACAATTATGCGAACCTTCTGATGATCTGTTATTGTTTCAAGTTTATTTATGAGTGGAAGAAGGTATGCAAAGGTTTTTCCTGTTCCTGTTTCTGATTCAAAAAGAACATTTTCCCCGCCGAGAATGCGGGGAATTACTTCTGCCTGAACAGGAGTAGGTGTGGAAATAGACAGAGCAGAAAGGCTCTGTCTTAAATTATCTGATAGCTGTGCAAATACATCTGCCATATTTAAGCACTTTCAATTGCAGCTGTGTCAGTTTTGATGAGAGACTCAATGTTCTTTTCTTTACCCTGTACAATTTTCTTTGTAACTGTAAAGGTTTTCTTTCCCTTGATATCAGGAATCTTGAACATTACGTCCATCAGCATTTTCTCAACGATTGTACGAAGTCCGCGAGCACCTGTCTTCTGACGGATTGCCTCATCTGCAATTTCTTCAATAGCGTCTTTTTCGAACTCAAGCTTAACATCATCAATATTGAATGATGCCTGGAACTGCTTTGTGATAGCATTCTTAGGTTCTGTAAGTACGCTTACAAGGTCATCGCGTGTAAGCTCTTTGAGGGCGCAGGTAATTGGCATACGACCGATAAGTTCTGGAATCAAACCAAACTTTACAAGGTCATCCGGAGTAACCTGATTCAAAAGCTTCATCTTGTCTTCGTCGGT
The Treponema bryantii DNA segment above includes these coding regions:
- a CDS encoding glycosyltransferase family 1 protein, whose product is MRIAIDTLGGDHGRSGFGSYILYFISNLPKNPDIQIELFGTEEDRYTYTSGTDIPYSAIKLLDTPRALRRWYKYHANRFIKKQGYDAVIYPTACRMVPPKYKNHIGVAVINSIMSSEIADKSGKEKHQLKKGILKAQKIIAASKYIKDDLVKLGVSENRISVIHNGIDHKIFFPMADIFEDEIVDVKPFAIKRPYFVYGSTLSSPEKKHIELIKAFELFKRNTGAPHRLVLAGNDGPYAEEIHKAAFNSQFASDIFLTGFFPHENFARLYGGAEACLFPSINEGVGLPILEAMACGIPVLCSDKGALKEIGGTAPLYFNSDDIDQVATNMQKVVEETELRENMITDGIMWAKEFNWEDTVSKTIKSIIE
- a CDS encoding DEAD/DEAH box helicase, with the protein product MADVFAQLSDNLRQSLSALSISTPTPVQAEVIPRILGGENVLFESETGTGKTFAYLLPLINKLETITDHQKVRIIVVAPTFELASQINGACKTVTSHKSALMIGGAPLKRQIETLKEKPEIIIGTAARLVELIHLKKLKIDGLFAAVFDETDRLVKKESIEDTSAFRNLLPGGTQIIACTATLSKQTKIFFADAKNVVMPPEDVLKKRITHWAIYAETRDKIDTLRKLLAAENPTKALIFTSRADQVENIYNKLTYKKVACAALHAKTDKQKRKAAIDRFRSGKEKILITSDLAARGLDIPDISHIIQMDFPSDEDFFIHRSGRTARAGKTGINIVIGDEWEMRHFALLEKKLGITVYPKEIRNGKVVQPCE